A genome region from Blautia coccoides includes the following:
- a CDS encoding DUF2200 domain-containing protein, whose translation MNHDKVYQMSFSKIYPLLVNKALKKGRQQEEVDEIICWLTGYNKNEIRSMAEKTISYADFFGNAPKMNPNRKQIKGKICGIKVEDIEEPLMQEIRYLDKLIDELAKGKAMGKILRD comes from the coding sequence ATGAATCATGATAAAGTATATCAGATGAGCTTTTCAAAAATTTATCCGCTCCTGGTCAATAAGGCGCTGAAAAAGGGGCGGCAGCAGGAAGAGGTAGATGAGATCATCTGCTGGCTTACGGGATACAATAAGAATGAGATCCGGTCAATGGCTGAAAAGACCATATCCTATGCAGATTTCTTTGGGAATGCACCGAAGATGAATCCCAACAGAAAACAAATAAAAGGAAAGATATGCGGGATCAAGGTGGAGGATATTGAAGAGCCGCTCATGCAGGAGATCCGATATCTGGATAAGTTGATCGACGAACTTGCCAAGGGAAAAGCCATGGGAAAAATATTGAGAGACTGA
- a CDS encoding flavodoxin family protein produces MKLIIHDLTEDTLQKVYPQIAPNDMVITDSGSIRPCIGCFGCWLKTPGACILKDTYEQMGKNIAMCSEMLIISKCAYGSYSPFVKNVLDRSISYIHPYFTVKNGEMHHQQRYKRDFRLKVVFYGNGITAKEKETAQKLVKANAVNLYCTVESVTFLDSIQEMEALKI; encoded by the coding sequence ATGAAATTAATTATCCACGATTTGACAGAAGATACACTGCAGAAGGTTTATCCGCAGATTGCCCCCAACGATATGGTCATTACGGACAGCGGCAGCATACGCCCCTGTATCGGCTGTTTCGGATGCTGGCTAAAAACACCGGGGGCCTGTATCCTCAAAGACACCTATGAACAGATGGGAAAAAACATTGCCATGTGCAGTGAAATGCTGATCATCAGTAAATGTGCTTATGGCAGCTACAGCCCCTTTGTAAAAAACGTGCTGGACAGAAGCATCTCCTATATCCATCCCTACTTTACGGTCAAAAACGGGGAAATGCATCACCAGCAGCGCTATAAAAGGGACTTCCGGTTAAAAGTCGTTTTCTATGGCAATGGCATAACCGCCAAGGAAAAGGAAACCGCGCAAAAATTGGTAAAGGCAAATGCAGTCAATCTTTACTGTACCGTGGAATCTGTCACCTTTCTGGATTCCATTCAAGAAATGGAGGCACTGAAAATATGA
- a CDS encoding TetR/AcrR family transcriptional regulator produces MPKQKITKEMILDAAFTLLRTKGHEAVNARSIASQAGCSVQPIYSCYSNMPELMEELFVYTQRYLTEYVEKNADRNYYFASIGRCHIGFAREERYLFCFLFLPRYMNINSLEDIYRQCARQDVTRDIMRTLSISETAAKRLYLHMMLYTHGIASMIATKAAHIPNEEIRVLTDSAFHAFLNQIRTEEQSK; encoded by the coding sequence ATGCCAAAACAAAAGATCACAAAAGAAATGATACTGGATGCAGCCTTTACACTGCTGCGCACAAAGGGACATGAAGCCGTAAATGCCAGAAGCATTGCCAGTCAGGCCGGCTGTTCCGTTCAGCCCATATACAGTTGCTATTCTAATATGCCGGAGCTGATGGAGGAACTGTTTGTCTACACCCAGCGGTATCTGACAGAATATGTGGAAAAGAACGCTGACAGAAATTATTATTTTGCGTCCATCGGACGGTGCCATATTGGATTTGCCAGGGAAGAAAGGTATCTGTTCTGTTTCCTGTTCTTACCCAGGTATATGAATATCAACAGCCTGGAAGATATATACAGACAGTGTGCCAGGCAGGATGTCACCAGGGATATCATGAGAACACTTTCTATCAGCGAAACTGCCGCCAAGCGGCTCTACCTGCATATGATGCTGTACACACACGGCATTGCCTCCATGATAGCCACCAAAGCCGCCCACATCCCAAACGAGGAGATCCGGGTTCTCACCGATTCCGCATTCCATGCATTTCTCAACCAAATAAGGACGGAGGAACAGTCTAAATGA
- a CDS encoding response regulator transcription factor, whose protein sequence is MFRILIVEDDTELRQLFQRVLVKNGYSVKGVANGREALDAMEQEYVDLIISDIMMPVMDGYELVQALRDAGYQNPVLMITAKDAFDDMKLGFLSGTDDYMVKPVNVNEMVLRVGALLRRAQMASSRRQVIGSTELNYDSMTVITDGKSYVLPQKEFMLLYKMVSFPGRIFTRQQIMDEIWGYYADTDTHTVDVHIARLRERFRDNPDFQIITLRGVGYKVMKK, encoded by the coding sequence ATGTTCAGAATATTGATCGTAGAAGATGACACAGAACTCCGCCAGCTTTTCCAGAGGGTACTGGTGAAAAACGGATATTCCGTCAAAGGTGTTGCCAATGGACGTGAAGCTCTGGATGCCATGGAGCAGGAATATGTGGATTTGATCATTTCGGATATCATGATGCCGGTAATGGATGGATATGAGCTGGTACAGGCCCTTCGTGACGCCGGATATCAGAACCCGGTTCTGATGATCACAGCCAAGGATGCCTTTGATGACATGAAGCTGGGATTCCTGTCCGGAACAGATGACTATATGGTAAAGCCCGTCAATGTAAATGAAATGGTGTTGAGAGTAGGCGCGTTGCTGCGGCGTGCTCAAATGGCCAGCAGCCGCAGGCAGGTCATAGGCAGTACAGAACTGAATTACGATTCTATGACAGTTATTACCGATGGAAAATCTTATGTTCTTCCGCAGAAGGAATTCATGCTGCTGTATAAAATGGTCTCTTTTCCGGGACGTATTTTCACCAGACAGCAGATCATGGATGAGATATGGGGATATTATGCGGATACAGATACTCATACAGTAGATGTACATATTGCAAGACTTCGGGAGCGTTTTAGAGATAACCCTGATTTTCAGATCATTACGCTCCGCGGTGTGGGATATAAGGTGATGAAGAAATGA
- a CDS encoding HAMP domain-containing sensor histidine kinase produces MFKGKKSRINMRRYFMFIILGILISAYILSLVIIMFLNKVFESSTALPETTAQILLSILVGGILASLLSKIILSPIEKLNQKMGKVAEGDFNLKLETESKIDEIQDLYSNFNQMVKELESTEMLQMDFISNVSHEFKTPINAIEGYAMLLQDNPQFSKEQAEYVNKILFNTMRLSKLTSNILLLAKIDNQTLFSRFERYRLDEQIRQAIVVLESKWTDKEIELDVEMEEVFYTGNEALLFHAWRNLIDNAVKFNPIGGSVVIRLKVICASVVFTIRDFGPGIREEEARRIFDKFYQADSFHMDEGNGLGLALVKKIISVHSGTIRVENREDGGCEFTVTLPVTEKF; encoded by the coding sequence ATATTCAAAGGCAAAAAATCAAGGATCAATATGCGCAGATATTTTATGTTCATCATATTAGGTATTCTTATCAGTGCATATATTCTGTCTTTGGTCATTATAATGTTTCTGAACAAAGTTTTTGAATCTTCAACTGCTTTACCGGAGACAACAGCTCAGATTCTGCTCAGCATCCTGGTGGGCGGTATTCTGGCGTCTCTTCTCAGTAAGATCATACTTTCCCCCATCGAGAAGCTGAATCAGAAAATGGGAAAGGTGGCGGAAGGAGATTTTAACCTAAAGCTTGAGACAGAAAGCAAGATAGACGAGATACAGGATCTGTACAGTAACTTCAATCAAATGGTAAAAGAACTGGAATCCACAGAGATGCTGCAGATGGATTTTATATCCAATGTATCCCATGAATTTAAAACTCCCATCAATGCTATCGAGGGGTATGCCATGCTGCTGCAGGACAATCCCCAGTTTTCAAAAGAGCAGGCAGAGTATGTCAATAAAATCCTATTTAATACAATGCGCCTTTCAAAACTTACCAGCAATATATTATTACTGGCAAAAATAGACAACCAGACGCTTTTCTCAAGATTTGAAAGATACCGGCTGGATGAGCAGATCCGCCAGGCTATCGTGGTTTTGGAATCGAAATGGACAGACAAGGAGATCGAGCTGGATGTGGAGATGGAAGAGGTATTTTATACGGGAAATGAAGCCCTGTTGTTTCATGCGTGGAGAAATCTCATTGATAACGCGGTTAAGTTTAATCCCATAGGCGGCAGTGTTGTGATCAGGCTGAAGGTGATCTGCGCAAGTGTTGTCTTTACGATCCGGGATTTTGGACCGGGAATCCGGGAAGAAGAAGCAAGGCGTATATTTGATAAATTCTATCAGGCAGACAGCTTTCATATGGATGAAGGCAACGGACTGGGGCTTGCATTGGTTAAAAAGATCATCTCCGTTCACAGCGGAACGATCAGGGTTGAGAACAGGGAGGATGGAGGATGTGAATTCACAGTCACGCTTCCGGTCACAGAGAAATTTTGA
- a CDS encoding 4Fe-4S dicluster domain-containing protein, with translation MPKEKKLMQEKIPLSKGVIHVNERLCGACKVCMFACSLANDGAAALDLARIQVNSDDIDEFDTFAEPCLQCVDPQCMRHCPVGAIYADETTGARVINQEICIGCKLCIKHCPYELPRIRFDAVKKKATKCNLCNGDPQCVKLCPTGALTYVTDPEGVQTGYGAEKEVSKG, from the coding sequence ATGCCAAAAGAAAAAAAGTTAATGCAGGAAAAGATACCTCTTTCCAAAGGTGTGATACATGTCAATGAGAGGTTATGCGGTGCGTGTAAAGTTTGCATGTTTGCCTGTTCCTTGGCAAATGACGGGGCAGCGGCGCTGGATCTGGCAAGGATACAGGTGAATTCTGATGATATTGATGAATTCGATACCTTTGCGGAGCCTTGTCTCCAGTGTGTCGACCCTCAATGTATGAGACATTGTCCTGTGGGTGCCATATATGCAGACGAAACCACCGGTGCCAGAGTTATCAACCAGGAAATTTGTATCGGTTGTAAATTATGTATCAAACACTGCCCCTATGAACTGCCGCGGATCCGTTTTGATGCGGTCAAGAAAAAAGCCACCAAGTGCAATCTGTGCAATGGAGATCCCCAGTGCGTAAAACTCTGTCCCACCGGTGCTCTAACTTACGTTACGGATCCCGAAGGTGTGCAAACTGGCTACGGCGCTGAAAAGGAGGTATCAAAGGGATGA
- a CDS encoding aldehyde ferredoxin oxidoreductase N-terminal domain-containing protein: MKELNGYAGKMLRVDLSSGEVTEFSSSPYLPKYLGGRGLAARLYWDEIKRETEPFDPDNKLIFVPGGLNSTGAVGASKSYLTSKSPYQYPCHSFHCTEASNVGPQIKRAGYDALIIEGKAHKPVYLHIYNGKVEILDAQEYWGQGTCAVRNALLEKHGGNVVVSCIGPAGENLAVQAGIFNSCSSVFARGGFGAVFGSKNLKAIVIGGTGRIKVSDPFKLLEVNKKRASITEIKVGEEKVVDGRKIKGEMDPPWQSRGLLPFLSGSMVEAAKRGEITFKKQGCEGCPYHCRTMIKFADGSSTLVVKCAGAFGGAHEISAAAAANNTKEHLNMQAAAMNIMDAVNQDVVDFWRVLIDLGFDIMQLICINGQTEPITLEDNTHEHGLDGGDWLSMLHEAGILNEENTGLPYNNGKYHTKEWLIKLCEIIAYRKGFGDILAQGPGPATEYIVSHEEFGPDRAKAVDIYHRCCPKAGPICSHDFKHAMYTPNPVRSIYAAVSDRVGNNPEPYWFGTHNEVPSESPEVIEKWFGGSRDILDYYAWNIEQVKAAIAHEDNAMLTDSIGTCTYIDHMQRKVLRMSMAREPINTVQELLENSPNGGPEYLSAVTGETVTYEELIEQAKASVNMVRACWVRDGYTETGVFDTFWDIQFEVRNRETGALGLPKEKFEKAIQDYYGLRGWINGVPTRDTLEHYGLQDVADELEERGLLQG; encoded by the coding sequence ATGAAGGAATTAAACGGATATGCAGGAAAAATGTTGAGAGTGGATCTTTCTTCCGGAGAAGTGACGGAATTTTCAAGTTCTCCGTATCTGCCCAAGTATCTGGGCGGCAGAGGTCTGGCCGCAAGACTTTACTGGGATGAGATCAAACGGGAAACAGAACCTTTTGACCCGGACAATAAACTTATTTTTGTACCCGGCGGATTGAACAGCACCGGAGCTGTGGGAGCATCGAAAAGTTATCTTACATCAAAGTCTCCTTATCAGTATCCCTGCCATTCTTTCCACTGTACAGAAGCGTCTAATGTGGGGCCTCAGATCAAACGCGCTGGATATGACGCGCTTATCATTGAGGGAAAAGCCCATAAACCGGTCTATTTACATATTTATAACGGCAAGGTGGAGATACTGGATGCTCAGGAATATTGGGGACAGGGGACATGTGCTGTGCGAAACGCCCTGCTTGAAAAACATGGCGGCAATGTTGTGGTGTCCTGTATTGGCCCGGCAGGGGAAAATCTTGCTGTTCAGGCCGGAATCTTCAACTCCTGTTCCTCTGTCTTTGCCAGAGGCGGATTCGGGGCGGTTTTTGGTTCCAAAAATCTGAAGGCGATCGTTATCGGCGGCACTGGCAGGATAAAGGTGTCGGATCCATTCAAACTTTTAGAGGTCAACAAAAAAAGAGCGAGTATTACTGAAATAAAGGTGGGCGAAGAAAAGGTGGTTGATGGCCGGAAGATCAAAGGTGAGATGGACCCGCCATGGCAGTCCAGAGGACTGCTGCCATTTTTATCCGGAAGCATGGTAGAAGCCGCTAAAAGAGGAGAGATCACATTCAAAAAGCAGGGGTGTGAGGGCTGTCCCTACCACTGCCGTACCATGATAAAATTTGCGGATGGTTCTTCCACTCTCGTTGTCAAATGCGCAGGCGCGTTTGGCGGCGCCCATGAAATCTCTGCCGCCGCCGCAGCCAACAATACAAAGGAACATCTGAACATGCAGGCAGCAGCCATGAACATCATGGATGCAGTCAACCAGGATGTAGTCGACTTCTGGAGGGTTTTGATCGATCTCGGCTTTGATATCATGCAGCTCATCTGTATCAACGGCCAGACAGAACCGATCACGCTGGAAGATAATACCCATGAGCACGGTCTCGACGGAGGAGACTGGCTTTCCATGCTGCATGAAGCCGGCATCCTCAATGAGGAGAACACGGGACTGCCTTACAATAACGGCAAATATCACACAAAAGAATGGTTGATCAAATTATGTGAGATCATTGCTTACCGGAAGGGCTTCGGGGATATTCTGGCCCAGGGACCGGGACCTGCCACGGAATACATTGTTTCACATGAAGAATTTGGCCCTGACAGAGCCAAGGCTGTTGATATTTACCACAGGTGTTGTCCGAAAGCTGGACCTATATGCAGCCATGATTTTAAACATGCTATGTATACCCCGAATCCTGTGAGGAGCATCTATGCCGCGGTAAGTGACAGAGTGGGCAATAACCCGGAGCCGTATTGGTTCGGCACTCATAATGAGGTGCCCAGTGAGTCTCCGGAAGTGATCGAGAAATGGTTTGGGGGCAGCCGTGATATTCTGGATTATTATGCCTGGAACATAGAGCAGGTAAAAGCAGCTATCGCCCATGAGGACAATGCCATGCTGACAGACAGTATCGGTACCTGTACCTACATTGACCACATGCAGCGCAAGGTGCTGCGCATGTCTATGGCACGTGAACCGATCAATACCGTTCAGGAACTTCTTGAGAATTCCCCCAATGGAGGCCCGGAATATTTAAGCGCTGTGACCGGCGAAACCGTCACCTATGAGGAACTGATCGAACAGGCGAAAGCCTCTGTAAATATGGTAAGGGCCTGCTGGGTGAGAGACGGTTATACGGAGACCGGTGTTTTCGATACATTTTGGGATATTCAGTTTGAGGTGAGGAACAGAGAGACAGGCGCCCTTGGACTGCCGAAAGAAAAATTTGAAAAAGCCATTCAGGATTACTATGGCCTGAGAGGATGGATAAACGGGGTTCCCACAAGAGATACACTGGAGCATTACGGCCTTCAGGATGTTGCGGATGAGTTGGAGGAAAGAGGCTTACTGCAGGGATAG
- a CDS encoding replication-associated recombination protein A → MEQMTLFDDRGQTAPLASRLRPKRLEDFVGQEHLLGKGKMLRQLIERDQISSMIFWGPPGVGKTTLASIIAGRTKADFINFSAVTSGIKEIKDVMSHAETSRRMGIRTVLFVDEIHRFNKAQQDAFLPYVEKGSITLIGATTENPSFEINAALLSRCKVFVLKALEEKDLVKLLQHALENPAGFGGQNVHITEEQLTAIAAFANGDARTALNTLEMAVLNGEITENGITVTKEGMEQCISRKSLLYDKTGEEHYNLISALHKSMRNSDPDAAIYWMCRMLEGGENPLYIARRLVRFASEDVGMADSNALQVAVAVYQACHFLGMPECDVHLTHAVTYLAMAPKSNALYTACEHCKEDVKNKRAEPVPLQLRNAPTKLMKELDYGQGYVYAHDTREKLSAMQCMPDSLKDRRYYHPTEQGEEKKVREHLESVLQWKKEHAKE, encoded by the coding sequence ATGGAACAGATGACATTATTTGACGACCGGGGGCAGACGGCTCCTCTGGCCAGCCGGCTGAGGCCTAAGCGCCTGGAAGACTTTGTGGGACAGGAGCATTTGCTGGGAAAAGGGAAGATGCTGCGCCAGCTCATTGAGCGGGATCAGATTTCTTCCATGATCTTCTGGGGGCCTCCCGGAGTTGGGAAAACTACGCTGGCCAGTATTATTGCAGGCAGAACAAAAGCTGATTTTATCAATTTCAGCGCAGTGACCAGCGGGATCAAAGAAATCAAAGATGTGATGAGCCATGCGGAGACCAGCCGAAGAATGGGAATCCGCACGGTTCTCTTTGTGGATGAGATCCACCGTTTCAACAAAGCCCAGCAGGACGCGTTTCTTCCCTATGTGGAGAAGGGCAGCATCACTCTGATCGGAGCTACCACGGAGAACCCTTCCTTTGAGATCAATGCAGCGCTTTTGTCACGGTGCAAGGTGTTTGTTCTGAAGGCATTGGAGGAAAAAGATCTGGTGAAGCTTTTACAACATGCATTGGAGAACCCGGCAGGGTTTGGGGGACAGAATGTCCACATCACGGAGGAACAGCTCACAGCCATCGCTGCTTTTGCGAACGGAGATGCCAGGACTGCGCTCAACACTCTGGAGATGGCAGTCTTGAACGGGGAGATCACAGAGAATGGCATCACAGTGACAAAAGAGGGGATGGAGCAGTGTATCAGCAGAAAGTCCCTGCTGTATGACAAAACAGGGGAGGAGCACTACAACCTCATATCTGCTCTTCACAAATCCATGAGGAACAGTGATCCGGATGCGGCTATTTACTGGATGTGCCGTATGCTGGAGGGAGGGGAAAACCCGCTTTACATTGCCAGAAGGCTGGTCCGCTTTGCCAGTGAAGATGTGGGGATGGCAGACAGCAATGCCCTGCAGGTGGCCGTGGCCGTGTACCAGGCCTGTCATTTTCTGGGAATGCCTGAGTGTGATGTGCACCTGACTCATGCAGTTACATACCTTGCCATGGCTCCAAAATCAAATGCCTTATATACTGCCTGTGAGCACTGCAAAGAGGATGTGAAGAACAAAAGGGCAGAACCCGTTCCCCTGCAGCTTCGCAATGCCCCCACAAAGCTTATGAAAGAGCTTGACTACGGACAGGGATATGTATATGCCCACGATACCAGGGAGAAGCTAAGTGCCATGCAGTGTATGCCTGACTCCTTGAAGGACAGACGGTATTATCACCCTACAGAGCAGGGGGAGGAGAAAAAGGTCAGGGAACACCTGGAGTCTGTTCTTCAGTGGAAGAAAGAACACGCCAAAGAATAA
- a CDS encoding SOS response-associated peptidase produces the protein MCGRYYIDDDTIREMEKLVRQIDKKLLEEKSRDVFPSQNAPAVTGRDGVLCGEELVWGFPGFEKSRVIFNARQETALEKRTFRDSLLLRRCVIPAKNFYEWNRKKEKYTFARSDGRILFLAGIYDQYGEEERFVILTTEANDSMSRVHDRMPLILEERQIKDWIFSREKAEEMLGQTPVMLNGSTEYEQQTLDLQ, from the coding sequence ATGTGCGGCAGATATTATATTGATGATGATACCATCAGAGAGATGGAAAAGCTGGTGCGCCAGATTGATAAAAAACTGCTGGAGGAAAAGAGCCGGGATGTGTTTCCATCCCAGAACGCTCCGGCCGTTACGGGAAGGGACGGGGTGCTGTGCGGAGAAGAGCTTGTCTGGGGATTTCCCGGATTTGAAAAAAGCCGGGTGATCTTTAACGCAAGGCAGGAGACGGCGCTGGAAAAGAGAACCTTTCGTGACAGTCTTCTTCTCCGCAGATGTGTGATCCCGGCCAAAAACTTCTATGAGTGGAACAGGAAAAAAGAAAAATATACATTTGCAAGATCCGACGGCAGGATTCTATTTTTGGCGGGTATTTACGATCAGTATGGGGAGGAGGAGCGGTTTGTGATCCTGACAACCGAGGCCAATGACTCCATGAGCCGGGTCCATGACAGGATGCCCTTGATACTGGAGGAGCGGCAGATCAAGGACTGGATTTTCAGCAGGGAGAAGGCAGAGGAAATGCTTGGTCAGACACCGGTTATGCTGAATGGCAGCACAGAATATGAACAACAGACACTGGACCTGCAGTAG
- a CDS encoding DNA polymerase Y family protein: protein MEKVIFHVDVNCAYLSWEAVYRRKYRGEALDLRDIPSAVGGDVNQRHGIILAKSMPAKAYGIRTGDSVWEARQKYGSLTIVPPDYSLYDRSSHALLDILREYSPSVEQYSIDEAYMDMSGTERLFGTPEKAADSIRQRIQKELGFTVNIGISENKLLAKMASDFKKPDRTHTLFTREIPQKLWPLPAGELFFVGRASAKKLYDLGIYTIGELAKTDVEILKRHMKKQGELIWNFANGRDFSLVEAVPPPNKGYGNSTTIPVDVTTASQASLVLLALAETVGARLRKDGKKAEVISVSIKDYLFRTSSHQCRLPAPTNITEELHRHACRLFPELWDGLPIRHLGIHTGRIQDGNVMRQMELFDTRDYGKLERLDRAVDTIRRRYGIDAVKRAVFLESPIDHMSGGMSREKRYRCEH from the coding sequence ATGGAGAAGGTCATTTTTCATGTGGACGTAAATTGTGCCTACTTATCCTGGGAGGCGGTATACAGGAGAAAATACAGGGGAGAGGCTCTGGATCTGCGGGATATTCCTTCCGCAGTGGGAGGAGATGTAAACCAGAGACATGGGATCATCCTGGCAAAATCCATGCCTGCCAAGGCGTATGGGATCCGCACCGGTGACTCTGTCTGGGAGGCGCGGCAGAAGTACGGCTCACTCACCATCGTACCTCCGGACTACAGTCTCTATGACAGAAGCTCCCATGCCCTGTTGGACATTTTAAGGGAATATTCTCCCAGTGTGGAGCAGTATTCCATTGATGAGGCGTATATGGATATGAGCGGCACAGAAAGGCTTTTCGGAACCCCTGAGAAAGCTGCGGACAGTATCCGCCAAAGAATCCAGAAAGAACTGGGCTTTACAGTCAATATAGGCATATCTGAGAATAAACTGCTGGCAAAGATGGCCTCTGATTTCAAAAAGCCAGACAGGACGCACACGCTTTTCACAAGAGAGATTCCACAGAAGCTGTGGCCTCTTCCGGCAGGCGAACTGTTTTTTGTGGGAAGAGCCTCAGCAAAAAAGCTCTATGATCTGGGAATCTATACCATAGGGGAGCTGGCCAAGACAGATGTGGAAATTCTGAAACGGCATATGAAGAAACAGGGAGAGCTGATCTGGAATTTTGCCAATGGAAGAGATTTTTCCCTGGTGGAGGCTGTACCGCCGCCGAATAAGGGATATGGAAATTCTACAACCATTCCTGTGGATGTGACCACCGCTTCCCAGGCTTCCCTGGTGCTTCTGGCTCTGGCGGAAACGGTGGGTGCCAGGCTTAGAAAGGACGGAAAGAAAGCGGAGGTGATCTCTGTGAGTATCAAGGATTATCTTTTCCGGACATCCTCCCATCAGTGCAGGCTTCCTGCCCCCACAAACATTACAGAGGAGCTGCACCGCCATGCCTGCCGCCTTTTCCCGGAGCTTTGGGACGGACTTCCCATCCGGCATCTGGGCATACACACGGGCAGGATCCAGGACGGAAATGTTATGCGGCAGATGGAACTTTTTGACACAAGGGATTACGGGAAACTGGAGCGCCTGGATCGGGCTGTGGATACCATACGGAGACGGTACGGCATAGACGCGGTAAAGCGCGCCGTGTTTCTGGAATCCCCCATTGACCATATGAGCGGCGGGATGTCCAGAGAGAAACGTTACCGCTGTGAACACTGA
- a CDS encoding arylamine N-acetyltransferase family protein, with protein MYEELYEPLPQTEPYLKRLGLDTVPAADKKNLDRLIYAHQLHVPFEDLDVCEFKRTASLSISSLYEKIVWKKRGGYCYELNALFASLLTACGYEVTPCMARIIRDCGDEFIPPISHRINLVRIDGQQYFCDVGYGGPMPAASMPLIDGWEECIKGQTFRLDQTDTYWWKLSYCSKDTFSTVMSFTPVPCEPVDFIALNAFASTHEQSVFPRLRMVNLRTPGGSVSLMGDIFTLSEKGEKTIRQITEEEFLPILEQYFHLHIS; from the coding sequence ATGTACGAAGAATTGTATGAACCTCTTCCCCAGACAGAGCCTTATCTGAAACGCCTGGGACTTGACACAGTGCCGGCTGCCGACAAAAAAAATCTGGACCGGCTCATCTATGCGCACCAGCTCCATGTCCCCTTTGAGGACCTTGATGTGTGTGAATTCAAGAGGACTGCCTCCCTCTCCATTTCCTCCCTGTATGAAAAGATCGTATGGAAGAAACGGGGTGGATACTGTTACGAACTGAATGCTCTCTTTGCCTCCCTGCTCACTGCCTGCGGGTATGAGGTCACACCCTGTATGGCCAGGATCATCCGGGATTGTGGTGATGAGTTCATTCCCCCCATCTCCCACCGCATCAACCTTGTCCGCATAGACGGACAACAGTATTTCTGTGACGTGGGATACGGCGGTCCCATGCCCGCTGCCTCCATGCCCCTGATTGACGGCTGGGAGGAATGCATCAAAGGCCAGACCTTCCGTCTTGACCAGACAGATACCTACTGGTGGAAGCTTTCCTATTGCTCCAAGGATACCTTTTCCACTGTCATGAGTTTCACCCCTGTTCCCTGCGAACCTGTGGATTTTATAGCTCTCAATGCCTTTGCCTCCACCCATGAACAGTCTGTTTTCCCGCGTCTGCGCATGGTAAATCTGCGGACACCCGGAGGAAGTGTGTCTTTAATGGGAGATATTTTCACCCTCTCGGAAAAGGGTGAAAAGACGATCCGGCAGATAACAGAGGAGGAATTTCTTCCGATCCTGGAACAGTATTTTCATCTCCATATCTCCTGA